TATCAAGTTAAAATACAGCCATAATGGTTTTTTCTCCTGTTGGCAACCACATAAATAAATGTTTAAAAATACCATGACTCATACTATTCATATGTTACTATAGTTAAATTAAATATCGACCTATGTGACTTCTTTTGAGgacccattatatatatatatatatatatatatatatatatatatatatatatatatatatatatatatatatatatatatatatatatatatatatatgtgtgtgtgtgtgtagctTGCTACGTAATATGATATTTTGTAGCCAGGTCGCTATGTCGCGCCGGGCAAATCCGGTCCGACCACATGTTGTCCCAGCGCCTCGATCCTcattcaccgctcccctcgatcaTCATTAATGAATCCTCATTCACCGCTCGAGCTGGTGCCTGCCGCTGACGCCGCCCTCTTCGTCGCACCTCTTCCCCCACACCCACGTCTCGCCCCCCGCTCCTGCCGCCCTTCCCCTCGCCCCCGGCACCTGCCTGCCATTGAAGACCCTGATCGGATTTACCGACGCCCTTCATCCTGCTACAATCCGAGATCACCGCGCAAGAATATGATCCGGCTGCTTCTCCGTATCAATGCCGGATTGATCCAGAAACGAAGGAATATCCCCCAAATTTCGTTGCAGCTTCCTCTATACTGCAGCCCCCTACCATGGCATCCTGATTAGCGCAGTCCGCTGCTCTTCTTGGCTGCTGGAGAGGCCCCGATCCTCCATCGGAAGTGGCTGCTGCAGAGGCCCCAAACATCCACGCCGGGAAGCTGCCTGCTCGTCTCTACTATGCAGATCCACATCAGGCTAGTAGAGAGGCTACGGAGGTGATTTATCTTATCCATGTGTCAATTTTACACTGTACATACTTGGTTCACTGATGCCCACTGCAACTTTTGTTTCTGTGAACAAttgtttatttttcttttctttttgcctTCGCAGCCCCGTTTACCAATGCACATTGTTGGTCTGAGTAGGCATCTCAAACCGAGATGCATAAGTTTACATGATTCTTGTGATTTTAATTAGTAATTGATGTTCCTGCTTTCAACCGGAATTGTGCGGATCATTCTAGCTAGTTTTAGTAGTAATTGATGTTCCTGTTTATGGTAAATTTGATCATTCTAACTAAATTTTACCATCAATTTTAGTACCTATATTCACTGTCCACATGTCTCGTAAATATACGGTAAGTTCTCATAACTATTCTCAGTGCAAAATATTTCTCGTAAATATTACTGTAAGTTCTCGTAACTATTCTTAGTGCAAAATCTTGTAAAAAATTCTCAGTACAAATTCTCGTAAATATTTATTACTGCAACGTATTCATACTATTGTCGTAAATATGCTTACCACATGGCTTACTGTTGATTCTTTCATATGAAATGAGGCCTCCTAAACTTGTTCAGGGGAGATTGAAATCATTCACCCTGCACACCACACAGGAGGATTTCAACATTGATATAAGTGACGTCACTGATGTATCTCAGACACTACCTGTTATGACCGGTAAGGTCTATAGGCGTAGGCAGGCTAGGAGTCCGGCTTAGCCGGCCAGTTGGTTAGGAGTCCGGCCTAGCTGGACTGTCAGTTAACAAGTCCTAGAAAATAGGGGGTTTATCCCTTAGAGTTTGTTATTTGATTAAATTAGGTTTGAGTCGGTTGGATACCTCTTTGTATAAGTACTAAACAATTATAATAGAAGGGGTAGCCTGAGATTGAGTTCAACTCACTTTGGGCCCTCGGGCGTTACTGTTCACGATACCCTAATTGTCGCTGCTTCCCTGACGTCTCCAGCCAGCCGCCGAGCACGGCGTCTTCCGTTCATCGCCGGGGTTCCAAGCCCAGGCCCTCCGTCTCTCACCCCTACGGCCTCCAGTCCCTAGGCCACAACACTACCACCTCAACCAGTTCATCAACAGCCACCACATTGTCTAGGACCATCGGCACGCCCTCGTTCagaggaggacgatgatgatgacagcTTCATGCAATCCCCAACTAGGCACCCGGTAACGAACAATAATCAACGCTATACTACAAATGTTGTTGTCAATGCACGCAGAGATGGAAAACTGCATAAGAAAAATGCCCCTCGCACGGATCCACCTATGAAGGTATACTGTTGCGACTAAATTATTAATTTTTGTTTGTACGTGTACTATATTTTTTTGCCATTTTGTTCATATGGATGTACTTTTTCCCAAACAGTATCCCATTACATTCTTACCACAATGGTTCCTTCTTTTCACTCTTTCTTATTAATTAGCTCTTATTTTGAACAATTACGCAAGTCCTATGTCTTCTTTCTACAGCCTAAACAGCAAAAAGGTTACCAAATATCTTCATGCACCCTCTCTGAACTCCAATTTTTGTTTTGCGGAGTGCCCTTACCGCCATCATTGCAACTTCAACTAGCTTCTTGGTATTATACTGTTCATATTCAGTCTTCTCCCAAATTCACAATGTCATTCCTGTCCCAAGTTACCATCATCCTAGGATCCCTGGTGTACCTCTTCTTTATATATTCTGAAGGTATATTTTCAATTTGCAGGTATGTGAAAGCTTTAATAAGATGAGCACAGAACAACCCTGAAATGATCAATTTTGTACATATAATTAATACGATTACCATAACAATATAATGATGAAAATATACTAGCCTTACTTTACTAAAACACTATCTTACCGGTATGCTCCCATGTCTTGCACTCGCATGTGTATTTACCTTCTCTCACATTTGCCTCCACTTTGAAAGAATGTTGAAACCATGCATATTTCCAAGACTGATTCGTGTGGGTCACCAGGTAACTATCAATGTTGTCCACATCAGGATCAATACGAAATGTGGTACTATATAAATAAGTATCCCTGTACTTTTTGTACACAGCCCTTGTGTACACCCTGCTCAAATGGCCATCAAAGCGTTGCAAGGTCACACGGAAATTATCAGCCTATTTCATATACAAACACACCAAACATTTAGTCAACATCAGCAACAGGTAAATCTTTATCGTATTTAGACAGTATTTATATACATACAAGTGATACTAATTCAGTTTCAACAACTGCTTATGATCTTACCTATGACCAATGTGTTTCTCCTGCCGCTGTGTGATTTGTGTGCTGAATGAACTCAAGCATCTTGCGTGCAAATTTGCTTATGCATGTCATATGACCTGTGAAATGCCTACTCTTGAGCATCTTATTCACACTTTCACTTCTTTGTGTAGAAGTCATCCTCCCACAATACAAGGGTTTCAGATAAGCCGCAACCCATAAGTGCCTATTCTGCCAAAGACCCTGAATAGCTTCATCTTCACGTATACCATATTCATCCACCAACGCATTCCATGCTGCCTCAAACTCTACAGGTGTAAGCGGGTGATTCATCACAGTGAGCAATTTTATCTTGAGACCCTCATGCAACTTGTATAGTTTCTTCAGCTCGTTTCGATACTTATTCAGCATGTGCCAACGACACAACCTGTGTTGAGTTTTTTTAAACACCCTACTGATGGCTAAAGCCATGGCCGGATCCTGATCTGTACCACAAAACATGAAGTTAAAAATCATAACATACATCTACGAGATATAATCATGATAATTTACGATAAGTCAAAACATTTTTAAGACATATTTACGAGAATTTCCACTAAGAAGTATTTATGAGAATTAGCACCAAGACATATTTACGAGAATTTGCACTAACAAATATTTACGATAATTTGGAACCAAGAAACATTTACGAGAAATTGCAGTAACAAACATTTACTAGAATTTTGTATCCTATCTTTGAGAAATATTTAAGAAAATTTTGTTTTCTAACCTGTGAGTATACATCTTGGATCACGACTCCCAGTCATGCACTTTTGGAATGATTTAAACAACCACTCAAACGTGTCAGCTTGCTCATCCTACAAAAGTGCCTGCCCAAACACGACATTTTGTAGGTGATGGTTTGAACCGACAAACATAGCCACAGGCATGTTATACATATTAGTTTTGTATGTGGTGTCAAATGTGACAACATCTCCAAAATCTCTATACTCTGCACGCTGGCTTGCATGACTCCAAAAAACATTCTTTACAACGTTTTCGTTGTCCACCTGCACCTCATAGTAGAAATATTCATTCTGAGCCTTCATCTCCGAAAAGAACTCTAGCAGCTTGGGAATACCGTTTTCCCTCTCCGCCTTGGCAGCTGCAGCTATCCTAAAATCACAACATCAAACAAATCCATTTAAATAGATAAATTACCAAATGAGATGAGATGCTTTGAAAGTACTGTACTATCTACATTACCTATTTTTCAAGTCCATCTCTGTGAATGTGAAGTTTTGCCGACCACCATATATGTCTGACAACACATTAACGGTTGCATTGAGGGGTACATCACACCTCTGCATCTGATCAACAATCCCCATGATCGTTGGGTCCTTCTCCTTGTGCGCCTTCATGTATTGTGTTAAGCTTGGCGATGGATGCAGGGGTGAGAGTGTTCCAACCGTATCCTCTCAAAAAACCAATACCCCTTCTTAATGTTCCATTTAACCTTCACAAATGCCATGCATCCACACCTCATTGACATTTTCTCTCTGACTCTGTCCTCCCCGGGCTTGTAGAAATCACAGTGCCCTTGTTTATTGCAGTTCAACTCAATAACAGTTTTATGGCTCTTGGTTATGCGAACGTCGAATCCTGCTTTGCTCGCATATTTGTAGTAAAACTCCTTAGCTTCATCACTACTGTTGAAACGCAACTCATCGTTTGGCACCATTGCTTCAGGTAACAAAGGTTCCTATTTCACAGACAACAACTTTATGATCACACTGAACGTTTACCGGTCATACAGTACAAATTATCCCAACACCGTCGATAGATTCTTATGTACACATAGTATATACCATATTAATTAAAAATTTTCCACTATGATTACAGCAGTTCATATCAAGAAAATTTACCACAATTGGCACAAAGAAACATTTACAACAATTTTCACTAATAATATTTACGAGAATCTGCACTATGAAATATTATGTACTAATAATATTTTTTACAAGAATTTACACCAAGAAACATTTACGAGAATTTTCAGTAATAATATTTACGAGAAACTGCACAAAGAAATATTTACGAGATTTTGCGCATTAAGAAATATTTCGTAGACTGAATTTAAAAAACAGTACAAAGCAAATACTAAATAAAATATTTCTCCTTATCATACGACTTCCATGCTACTATTCGAAGCTAGTAAATATACTCACATGCATGTACGTCTTCTCCTTATCTGGAGTCAGCATGGTTGCCGGCGATACTGGTTGGAGAGGAGTCACTGTAACTAATCTTGCTGGTGTAAGGCATGGCGATGGTGAAGAGTTGCTCGCTGCTGTCCCATTTGGCATCGGCGTCGTCATCGGCGTCACCGGCGGCGCCGACAACCCAACCTGCACCGACTCTGTTGACTGCTCTTCCTGGCCGCCATGGATGAACATGGCCGATGGAACTGATGAGTCCCCGGCCGGCGATGTTAGGCGACTCAAGTATGAATCTAGAATCTGAATGGGTGCATTGGAAGAGTGCAATGGATGTTGGATACGTACATGCAAGCGTTCAACGCCAATAATCAAGCACTAGTGCCAGAAAGTAGTAAATGCACCCACGCTCATCAGTTACCTGCGTGCATGCACTAGTGCTACGAGCGCTACTCACGCTAGGACTTCATGCGACGGAATTATCTGACAAGTACGATAAAGCAGCTGCCTTGACCGCACATAAATGAGCCATCATCAACGGGAAGTACCCGTCTCTCCCAGCAGCTCCGGTCATTTAGGTTCCGGTAATTCTCTGTATCGGTAGTTAAAGCTCCTAGCAGGTACGGTAAAATAATTACTAGATTGGATGGAATTACGGGAACCAACGAGCGCGCGCCTGGATAGGCATCGCTGCCGGTGGATGGTGCGATCGGACCGGCCTGGCTACAAAATAAGGTATTCCGAAGGTGGTGGCTACggaatatactatatatatataatctctTATAAAATTCGGCAAGAAATTACTTGCCAACGTGTTAAAACTAATAGTTATGAAAGGAGAGCCATTTATTTATATATGTAAAAGACAAATATGCTAAAAAGTGTACATATTTACACATGTAAAAGAATATAAGTATTGTACCCAATAATCATTTTGTAAGAAATCTAAATCACACAACACTTAATATAATTATGATGGTAATTAGTTCAGTGTTGATAGCGATAGTTGTTGTAATCCTCTTATTGACTAAATTATGAATTAAATGGTTATTCATCTTACTTAATCACGTTTAAGTCGATTTTGTTTAGACTGTTTATTAGACAGTTTTTAACGGTTAAACGGGTAAACGGTCCAATTGTTTAATTCATCGTTTACAGGTCTTAAAAAAAGCAAATAAAAAATCTGAGCCAACAAAAAATTCTGAAACGTACATTTTGAAACAAAACGAAAGCAAATCGAAAATCTGAACATCTGAGCACAacgataaaaaaaacaaattcggAACTTGGAAACaactcaccagagcagacgactCGAGCACGTGTGGCGGGACAAAATTCAGAACTGTGTAGGCagaacaaacaaacaaaataccGGCAGCGCACTGTGCGGATAGGTGACAGAATTTCTGACAACCATGAGACCTGTTGAGAAATCAATATCATATATAGTAGTATATATCGGTGAGGGTTGATTTATCAGTGGGATCTTTCATAATAGCAAGGCTAATAATAACCTAGCTTCCCAGAGGATCTTTACAACCCGCTCTTAGTCCATCTATGTAGTAGTTAGCTCTTCATTATTAATATATGATTCACTTCTCTCTCATAaagtttcttggttcttgtgtctAAACCGGATGTAAACTTATAGTATGCTTCTCTTCTCTCCTATCTCCTCCATCTCAGCATTCAGCTGACTTATAGcctactattatacttgctctgataccactggtTTCACGGGAACCTACCAACTAGTGGTATATATCGGTGAGTATTAATGACATGCGGCATCGAAGTCGCATGATAATACCGAGAGGAAGATGGGGTCAGAGAGTGCGGTCGGAGCAGATGAACAGCACGCCGGTCTGGCCAGCGGTGGAGGGATCCCGTTGATGGTGACGCGGGCACGGAACGCGTGGTACACCATGCTGTGCATCGGCAGGAGCGCGCCCGCGTCTATGCGCAGGCACGCGAGCAAGAACCCGTTCAGGATCTAGAGCACTGTCGTGGAAGACCACCGGTTTCGGCAGGTTCTCGTGTGGCACGGGCCTAAGCTTGTTTTGTCGCCGGCACAATGCAACCTTTCCTTGCATTTTAAACCTCGCCGTTAATAAACAGAGTGGATTTTGGGTAGAATTCTAGCTATTACACCGAGCGAGtcgctcgtcgccgccgccgcctccggcaCAGCCGGCCGTTCTAGCTAGGTCCATTCCGTCCTACCTCTCTCCACGCTAGTTAACGTTGGCAGCGCTCAGATTCGCCACGGTTCTCTCCTTCTGGGCCACCCACTCTGGGCCGTGATAGCGCCGGTTGGGCTTTGCTTCCCTCCTGGGCCTTGCTTCTGGGCTCCTGCTTCTAGCGTCCTTGTTCCCACCTTGAGCTCTCTTCACGTTCTTCTTATGCCAAAATTTTATTTTCATACAGTACATAAACCTCTGTCTTCTATATGCTAGTAACTAAAGTTTCTAATCTGTTTATACATATCTTGTATGGTTTCATTCAATTTTCCTGACAATTTGATATTGTATTTTAGATATGACAACTATGTAGCCTAGTAATGCATTTGCAGTAAAAAATCTTGTGTTTTGTTGTTGATACAGTGTCATGTGGAGGCATGGTGACCGCGTACAGCTCGGGCAGGAAAAGGCTGCCAGCCGCGCGGGATGCGCCGCCCGCGCCAGCAGCTCCTTGACTGGGCGATCACCACGCATGGCTGGGATCTGCGCGCTATCTGGAGCACGCCTTGACTAGGCATGATCACTGCATGGCTAGGAGTAGTAGTTTACTTCGTCAGTTTACTTGGCTGCATGGCTAGTAGTCTGTTTGCTTGGCTAGGAGTAGTTTACTTCGTCAGTTTACTTGGCTGCATGGCTAGGAGTTTACTTGGCTGCATGGCTAGTAGTCTGTTTGCTTGGCTAGGAGTTGTTTACTTCGTCAGTTTACTTGGCTGCATGGCTAGGAGTCTGTTGCTTGGCTATGAGTTGTTTACTTCGTCATTTTAGGCCTAGCATCTAGGAGTTCCCATCTCTATTTAGTCCTGTAAGATCGGTCATTAGAATTAAGCAAGAACAATGACCCAATTTCCCTTTGCTGCAACAATCGGGTGCCGAGGGGTAAAACCTCGCCCCAACCCTACGGATCGAGGCTATGAACCGCATAGCCGAGGTCCAGCTACCCTAGGACCCAACGTCCACAACATACAAGATGTGACTTAGATCTTGGTGAATACATGATTGATGTTAATTAATCTTGTGTTTTGTTGGCGGTACAGGATGTGACTTGTATCAGAATCAGATGGTTACACAACTGTGCAATGCAAAGTGCTAGGCACTTCTCTTATAGTTCATAAAAGAGGGCTAGGTAGATTCAAAAACTCATATTTAGCTTTGTCTGTTGCCATATGCAAACATAAATCTCCAGTATAAATTGTTACACTTACAAGCAAGTACAACTCTTATAACGTTCATGGCTGCCATATACAAACATAGATCTTTTCAAAAGTCTCAGGTTAGACACAGTTTTCCTTTAATTTGTTTCAGTTCTTTGTTTAACAAATAGTTTTCTTTTGTTTCAGTTCTTTGTTTATCTGTACAGTAGTGCAAGCTCCTCACATTTGGTACAGAAATATCTCAGGGTGGTCCAGATCACTTCATAGCCATTTTATTCCGAGGAAGGAGCTATATGTCCATCTGCAAGCTTAAATCTGTTCATCATGTTGATGTAAATCTATTTCAAAGACAGTTTCAAAATAAAGTACACACATCATCTGAATACTGCTTTTTGAAACATTCAAATTGTTTACTACGTGTAGGTGTCTAAGCCTTTGTTGAGATGGATTGCATTTCAGGTACACAATCAAGTTCCATGCCACTCGGGGGGACAAAGGTGAATCTGTTAATTTGTCAGGTACACAACTGAATTGAGTCTGAGGTCACAATATCAAATGTAGTTTAGTACAACAAAGAAGCTCTGGAGTTATTTGGTAGGACCAGTGTGGATCTGTTCTGCCTCACACCCATGACAAAAGACAGTGTGAGATTGAGATTAGGAATAAAACCATTAAAAGATTGAAATAAGGTTCCTCCAGTTTCTGAAATTACTGATTGTGGAGAATGCATTATCATAGACAAGACAATCCTTCGAGGACAGGCGCCCCAAGCTCCGTCCAGCCCACGTCGCTGCCATGGACGGTCCAGGAAGGTGAAGAACGGTCTCAGACCCGAGGTTAGGATCTATTTTCTTGGTTAATTTGTGGATTTCCTCCTCTTCATCAACAAATGTAGGAAGCAGGGCTAATCTTAGGTTTTCACATGCAGTGCTTGTTCTATGGATTTCTCGGATTTCAGATGGAGCAATCTAGGAGTAACTGGGTAAACAATGTCAGCATGCATTGGCCTTGATTACCGCACAACAAACTGCTGATGCTGCTGTACAAGAACAAAATGCTGCTGTCCAGTAAGAGAATGTTCCTGAACTGTCTACGAACAGGAGGCTTAAGACCAACTGAACTGTCTATGAACCTAAGAGCTGACATGTTTGGGACACATATGGTCTATGTATGAACTAGTGTTGTTTCATGTAACTGAGATGTAGACTCACTTTTATTTTATCCCTATCAACTGTTGTGTAACTGAGGAGCCAACTCAGATTTATTTCATCCCCATCAACTGAGATGTGAACTAATATCCTTATGGTTTCATCAATATTCTTTTGTATGTTCTCTGCATGTTCACAGGTTTACCATTGTATTGTTACTCTGGCTTCTTGTATGCTCTCTGAAGATATTCTTGTGAACACTCATACAAACATCATgctaaaatttgtaactaatATTCAAGGTGCTGAAACATCAATTCCATTCCATAATGCATTAACAGACATTATAAGGACATAATGCCTCACTTGTAGCTGGCATAAGCATAATTGCACTTACATATCACTAGCTAGAATCACAATCACACcagaaacacacacacacacaccccaaaaaaaaaaatgacAACACAGATCACTACCAACATCTGAAGTTCTGAACCGAACTGAAAAAGCCTGTCCATCTAGCGGTCATCCACGAATTCATGCTTCAAATTCATCTATGCTGCAATCCAATCATTTTTGTTGCTTCGCTTCTAATCTGCAGTTTGCCTTTATGATTCATTGATGCAAGCACTTTCTTGTAGCCATCCGTCCACCTGAAGAATTGGCATTTATCATCGACCTGCAACCATAACCAAGCACTACCAGAGAATTCAATAAACAAATTTGGATCCAAACTCATCAAACCAATAAAAAACAGTAGGGCCTCCTTTGGATCGTAGGAagtgttagattaatttgggccaggcccattatttattctaattaatcaaataaacttcaaaggcccacaattattgttaagtggaaaagtgattagtaccacatggaaaattcactaaaaaggttctcaacttaaatagtgagtcttaggactctcacatagacaagttgagagggaggaccgggaggccacacgcgcgtgccgccgccgagccgagccGTCCGCCCGCCCGCGCGTCGCgacggggccggggccggggccgtgggcgtgggcgtggccaaccgaaaccctagccgccgcagccaactcccaacgcccaaccaccctgtccaggttcattcccccgacagggcctaacAGACAGATGGGGAACGCCCCTGTCCGGCAGGGGACagacccgactcttcctcttcctcctctccgcaacatctgagcgctgagctgttcgtctgcatctccgaTCGGAGTTCCCTGCGCACACAGGGAGCTTAGGTagtaggcctccggaacttcccccgttaagcgtacctgcacgggtaggcggggaatcaagtttttggggagcgccaGCTTCCCGGCGCGACTGCTGCCCCGTCTTCGCTTCTGCAGGttcctgttcgggggcttctACTTCCTGATGGGAGAGTCCCGTGCTACTGCTCCCGgcacgacctcctctgcaacatggtggacacgaggaggactggtgccTGCACCAACGCCaccgacggagaagatggtggctcactgtccgcgggtaccggcagtcccaccctagggtataaacctaaccccactgtgcgctattgttcatatgctattctgttagcgttgttagcgtacttggttgctgcactgttaaatactagtggtggtgttacagtatggttagtggtatTGTTACTATTGGTTAAGtcatttttatggattaatataagtcgtaaattgaccaaatgttcaacaatccaaaaacttgataggtcttttttggctgctagttttgctgcgtcactaaaaccaccaccattgaaagatgatggatccaactataaagtgtggCATGTCTGTTCCAAGCTGTGGTTCACTAGTATGCGTTGTGAGCACGTGATCAAGGGAAAGCGCATTGAACCTCCTTTCTCTCACGAGAAGGGGATTAAGTTCAATGAGGCAGATAACTTGTTCAAGGGGGCTCTCATCAGCATATTAGCTGAAAGCAtggtgcaagtgtacatggatatggacactggcaaggacatgtgggatgcacttgaggccaagttcggtgttgccgatgctagcactgagctgtacatcatggagaagttctatgactacaagatggtcgatgaccgatctgtagtagagcaggctcatgagatacagatgctggcaaaggaactccagaacaatgagtgtgagttgcctgacaagtttgtggccggcggtatcatcgctaagctgccacctacttggtcgagctttgccactactctaaagcacaggaggcaagtgttcagtgtgactgatctcattgctactcttggtgtggaggagaatgctagggcaaaggacactcatggcaagaaagcgcatgaggaaggttctagcgccaatctggtgcaaaagaagaactttcatgccgcatagaggaagaagaaaaacaagcctgtagtcaagcctaaagctgcaacttttaagaagaagggcaaggaaaaagaaaagggtctttgctttgtctgcggtgcat
This sequence is a window from Miscanthus floridulus cultivar M001 chromosome 10, ASM1932011v1, whole genome shotgun sequence. Protein-coding genes within it:
- the LOC136489108 gene encoding protein FAR1-RELATED SEQUENCE 5-like; translated protein: MLTPDKEKTYMHEPLLPEAMVPNDELRFNSSDEAKEFYYKYASKAGFDVRITKSHKTVIELNCNKQGHCDFYKPGEDRVREKMSMRCGCMAFVKAHKEKDPTIMGIVDQMQRCDVPLNATVNVLSDIYGGRQNFTFTEMDLKNRIAAAAKAERENGIPKLLEFFSEMKAQNEYFYYEVQVDNENVIRIRPWL